In the Longimicrobiales bacterium genome, one interval contains:
- a CDS encoding NHLP family bacteriocin export ABC transporter peptidase/permease/ATPase subunit, with protein sequence MSLRDQVRAFLGRRPNKTRTLLQMEAVECGAAALGSVLGYYGRVVSLEELRTACGVSRDGVTAKNIIRAARSYGLEVKGYRSEIAGLEENTTLPAVLFWNFNHFLVLEGFDEDRVFLNDPATGPRTVTRAELDEGFTGVVLTFERGPDFVEEGSEPSLIQALKGRLAGSETAVLYAILAGLALVFPGLIVPTFSRVFVDQILIQRLDSWVVPLLTGMALTAVLRGVLTWLQSYYLLRLKTKLSVAHSGRFFWHVLRLPIEFYSQRYAGEVSHRVQLNDGVAALLSGKLASTAIDLVMIVFFGALMFMYDWALTLLAIFIVSFNLLAMKLVSAQRIDGNRRLLQEHGKYEGALMGSLRNIETLKATSREADLFSKLAGYQAKLENASQDLSIKTQVLQLAPSLLTGIGNAAVLGFGGYRIMQGDLTMGMLVAFQSLQQSFVGPVTNLLGLGAKLQEMVGDMTRLDDVLRYPADPQVSTGLEASETDHAAEKLTGRVELKNLTFGYSRLADPLISDFSLTLEPGARVALVGASGCGKSTISKLVARLYEPWSGEILLDGTPLSDVPRAVFTSSLAFVDQDLTLFEGSIRENLLMWDETVPDLHVIQAAKDAMIHDAIVERPGGYDSKLKEEGSNFSGGQRQRLDIARALCGNPRILVLDEATSALDAVTEKQIDENIRRRGCTCIIVAHRLSTIRDCDEIIVLDGGRVVQRGTHEALVADGDGWYTQLLSSEAG encoded by the coding sequence GTGAGCCTCCGCGATCAGGTCCGGGCTTTCCTGGGGCGACGCCCAAACAAGACGCGGACCCTCCTCCAAATGGAGGCGGTGGAGTGTGGTGCAGCGGCTCTCGGCTCGGTGCTGGGATACTACGGGCGGGTCGTCTCCCTAGAGGAACTGCGAACGGCATGTGGCGTGTCGCGTGACGGAGTCACCGCGAAGAACATCATACGTGCTGCACGGAGCTACGGGCTCGAGGTCAAGGGGTACCGAAGTGAGATCGCGGGGCTCGAAGAGAACACCACGCTCCCGGCTGTCCTCTTCTGGAACTTCAACCACTTCCTCGTCCTAGAGGGATTCGACGAAGACCGCGTCTTCCTGAACGACCCGGCGACCGGGCCGCGAACAGTGACACGTGCGGAGTTGGACGAGGGTTTTACCGGTGTGGTCTTGACCTTCGAGAGAGGCCCCGACTTCGTGGAAGAGGGTTCGGAGCCTAGCCTGATCCAGGCGCTCAAGGGTCGGCTCGCTGGGTCCGAGACGGCAGTCCTATACGCGATTCTCGCGGGACTAGCGCTGGTCTTTCCAGGCTTGATTGTGCCGACGTTTTCGAGGGTGTTCGTCGACCAAATCCTGATCCAACGACTGGATTCCTGGGTTGTGCCACTCCTCACCGGCATGGCGTTGACCGCAGTTCTTCGCGGCGTACTCACGTGGCTCCAGTCCTACTATCTGCTCAGGCTCAAGACCAAGCTCTCGGTGGCGCACTCGGGCCGTTTCTTTTGGCACGTGCTGAGGCTCCCCATCGAGTTCTACAGCCAACGGTATGCCGGCGAGGTCAGCCACCGCGTGCAACTCAACGACGGAGTGGCTGCACTCCTGTCGGGGAAGCTCGCGTCCACCGCCATCGACCTTGTCATGATCGTGTTCTTCGGCGCGCTCATGTTCATGTACGACTGGGCACTCACGCTTTTGGCCATTTTCATCGTGAGCTTCAACTTGCTCGCGATGAAACTGGTGTCCGCACAGCGGATCGACGGCAATCGTCGACTTCTCCAAGAACACGGGAAGTATGAGGGTGCCCTCATGGGCAGTCTTCGGAATATCGAGACACTTAAGGCGACCAGTCGCGAAGCCGATCTGTTTTCGAAACTCGCCGGCTATCAGGCCAAGCTGGAGAACGCCTCTCAGGACCTGAGCATCAAGACGCAGGTGCTCCAGCTCGCCCCATCGCTGCTGACGGGAATCGGAAACGCGGCTGTCCTCGGCTTCGGCGGTTACCGGATCATGCAGGGGGATCTCACAATGGGGATGCTCGTCGCATTCCAGAGCCTCCAGCAGAGCTTCGTCGGGCCTGTGACCAATCTCCTTGGGCTCGGGGCGAAACTTCAAGAGATGGTCGGTGACATGACCCGCCTCGATGACGTTCTCCGTTATCCGGCGGACCCCCAGGTGTCGACGGGACTCGAAGCCTCTGAAACCGACCACGCAGCAGAGAAACTCACCGGCCGCGTCGAACTCAAGAACCTCACATTCGGATACTCACGTCTAGCAGATCCACTGATCAGCGACTTCAGCCTAACCCTGGAGCCTGGGGCGAGGGTCGCACTCGTAGGGGCTTCGGGATGCGGAAAGTCGACGATAAGTAAGCTCGTAGCTCGACTTTACGAGCCATGGTCTGGAGAGATCCTCCTCGACGGAACCCCGTTGAGCGATGTGCCTCGGGCAGTGTTCACCTCTTCTCTGGCGTTCGTCGACCAGGACCTCACGCTGTTCGAAGGGTCGATCCGAGAAAATCTCCTGATGTGGGACGAAACCGTCCCTGACTTGCACGTCATTCAAGCCGCCAAAGATGCCATGATCCACGACGCCATCGTGGAACGCCCAGGAGGGTACGACAGCAAGCTCAAGGAGGAGGGATCCAACTTCAGCGGTGGTCAGCGCCAACGCCTCGACATTGCGCGCGCGCTTTGCGGGAATCCGCGCATACTGGTCCTTGACGAGGCGACCAGTGCGCTGGACGCCGTTACCGAGAAACAGATCGACGAGAACATCCGCCGCCGAGGCTGCACGTGTATCATCGTGGCACACCGGTTGAGCACGATCCGTGATTGCGACGAAATCATCGTGCTCGACGGCGGAAGGGTGGTGCAGCGCGGGACGCATGAGGCACTCGTTGCGGACGGCGACGGATGGTACACCCAGCTTCTGAGCTCGGAGGCCGGATGA